The following coding sequences lie in one Myxococcus xanthus genomic window:
- a CDS encoding DUF4142 domain-containing protein — MTGRLGRAGGVAVLAALWGTPLVGLTARAEAPQAGQTRDVLSERDLLLGQLALFDAKTIAAGNLALEKSTNPQVRQFALRLVEDHRRHLQDLKAWGSSPSMDMVVADLTQPRVTAGIGGSGSKDGGLIPGPSLPMQRADARLEQAVAYAQQHLDVLRKAQGRDFDEAFLKRVIKDQEDGLRLVKQAQATYKNDGAFTLMLDRTGNLADRHLQRAQGLKESFE; from the coding sequence ATGACTGGAAGGCTTGGCAGAGCAGGCGGCGTGGCGGTTCTTGCGGCCCTGTGGGGCACCCCCCTGGTGGGGCTCACCGCCCGGGCGGAGGCGCCCCAGGCGGGGCAGACGCGGGACGTCCTGTCAGAGCGGGACCTGCTCCTGGGACAGCTCGCCCTCTTCGACGCGAAGACCATCGCGGCGGGCAACCTGGCGTTGGAGAAGTCGACCAACCCGCAGGTGCGGCAGTTCGCGTTGCGGCTGGTGGAGGACCACCGCCGGCACCTGCAGGACTTGAAGGCGTGGGGAAGCTCGCCGTCCATGGACATGGTGGTGGCGGACCTCACGCAGCCCCGGGTCACCGCAGGGATTGGTGGCTCGGGGAGCAAGGACGGGGGCCTCATCCCGGGGCCGAGTCTGCCCATGCAGCGCGCGGACGCCCGCCTGGAGCAGGCCGTGGCGTATGCCCAGCAGCATCTGGACGTGCTCCGCAAGGCGCAGGGCCGGGACTTCGACGAGGCCTTCCTGAAGCGCGTCATCAAGGACCAGGAGGACGGCCTGCGGCTCGTGAAGCAGGCACAGGCGACGTACAAGAACGATGGGGCGTTCACCCTCATGCTCGACAGAACGGGGAACCTCGCGGACCGTCATCTGCAGCGGGCTCAAGGGCTGAAAGAGTCATTCGAGTGA
- a CDS encoding ATP-binding cassette domain-containing protein, translated as MYELQDVSKCYGATQALHPLSLSLPTGRTTVLLGPSGCGKSTLLRLLNGLLPCDTGRVLFDGKPLPTGGEALLAVRHRVGYALQGGGLFPHLTGEENVTLMASHLRWPAAKTRERLDALVELTRFPTDALARYPSQLSGGQRQRVALMRALMLDPDVLLLDEPLGALDPLVRHELQGDLRGIFARLRKTVVLVTHDLAEAGFLGDSILLMREGRVVQQGRLADLEARPTDDFVTRFIQAQRPLPGGGPGGEA; from the coding sequence GTGTACGAGCTTCAGGACGTCTCCAAATGCTACGGGGCCACGCAGGCCTTGCATCCGCTCAGCTTGAGCCTGCCGACAGGACGCACCACCGTGCTGCTGGGGCCGAGCGGCTGTGGCAAGTCCACGCTGCTGCGCCTGCTCAACGGGTTGTTGCCGTGTGACACCGGGCGAGTCCTCTTCGATGGCAAGCCTCTGCCCACGGGAGGCGAGGCGCTGCTCGCGGTGCGCCATCGCGTGGGGTACGCGCTCCAGGGTGGCGGCCTCTTTCCGCATCTCACGGGCGAGGAGAACGTCACCCTCATGGCGAGCCACCTGCGCTGGCCCGCGGCGAAGACGCGCGAGCGGCTGGATGCATTGGTGGAGTTGACGCGCTTTCCCACGGACGCGCTGGCGCGCTATCCCTCGCAGCTCTCCGGTGGCCAGCGTCAGCGGGTGGCGCTGATGCGCGCGTTGATGTTGGACCCGGACGTGTTGCTGCTGGACGAGCCCCTGGGCGCGTTGGACCCCCTGGTCCGTCACGAGCTGCAAGGTGACCTGCGCGGCATCTTCGCCCGGCTGCGCAAGACGGTGGTGCTGGTGACGCATGACCTGGCGGAGGCGGGCTTCCTGGGGGACAGCATCCTGCTCATGCGAGAGGGACGCGTGGTGCAGCAGGGGCGGCTCGCGGATTTGGAGGCGCGGCCGACGGATGACTTCGTCACCCGGTTCATCCAGGCGCAGCGGCCGCTGCCTGGTGGTGGGCCGGGAGGCGAGGCGTGA
- a CDS encoding glycine betaine ABC transporter substrate-binding protein encodes MRVWLLVLLLVGACGGAPSSGDGAPQVRVGSKKFTESVILGEAVTQLARSTGARVTHRRELGGTTVLWEALRRGELDVYPEYTGTLRQELLSGRHLPDDAALRAALAEAGLRMSEPLGFNNTYALGMKEAEAERLGIRRISDLRAHPSLRLGFSNEFMDRADGWPALRDSYRLPQRDVRGLDHDLAYRGMESGSLQLTDLYSTDAEIQAYGLRVLEDDLHHFPAYDAVLLYRDDLEARAPEALAAMLRLEGRVSEEDMVKLNAQARLERVSEGRVASGFLATALGVTSEVRGDGLASRVWKRTREHLFLVGVSLLAAMALAVPLGVLAARRPRLGRGVLGLTGVIQTVPSLALLVVMIPLLGIGSRPAIAALFLYSLLPIVRNTAAGLAGIPPEVRESAEALGLPARARLWRIELPMAAPSILAGIQTAAVINVGTATLGALVGAGGYGQPILTGIRLDDVRLILEGAIPAAALALVASGLFDVVERVVVPRGLRLGAAARPR; translated from the coding sequence GTGAGGGTGTGGCTCCTGGTGTTGCTGCTCGTGGGGGCGTGTGGCGGGGCGCCCTCGTCTGGGGACGGCGCGCCCCAGGTGCGCGTGGGCTCCAAGAAGTTCACCGAGTCCGTCATCTTGGGAGAAGCGGTGACGCAGCTCGCGCGGAGCACCGGTGCGCGTGTCACGCACCGGCGGGAGCTGGGCGGTACCACCGTGCTCTGGGAGGCGCTGCGCCGGGGCGAGCTCGACGTGTATCCCGAGTACACGGGCACGCTGCGCCAAGAGCTGCTGTCCGGCCGCCACCTGCCGGACGACGCGGCGCTGCGGGCAGCCCTGGCCGAGGCCGGGCTGCGGATGAGCGAGCCGCTGGGCTTCAACAACACGTATGCCCTGGGCATGAAGGAAGCGGAGGCCGAGCGGCTGGGCATCCGCCGCATCTCCGATTTGCGCGCCCATCCCTCGCTGCGTTTGGGTTTCAGCAACGAGTTCATGGACCGCGCGGACGGCTGGCCCGCCTTGCGGGACAGCTACCGGTTGCCGCAGCGGGACGTGCGCGGGCTGGACCATGATTTGGCGTACCGGGGCATGGAGAGCGGGTCGCTCCAGCTCACGGACCTGTACTCCACCGATGCGGAGATTCAGGCCTACGGGCTGCGCGTGCTGGAGGACGACCTGCACCACTTCCCCGCGTATGACGCCGTGCTGCTGTATCGCGACGACCTGGAGGCGCGGGCGCCCGAGGCACTGGCCGCGATGCTTCGTCTGGAAGGCCGCGTGTCCGAGGAGGACATGGTGAAGCTCAACGCGCAGGCCCGGTTGGAGCGCGTGTCGGAGGGCCGTGTGGCCTCGGGCTTCCTCGCCACGGCGCTGGGGGTCACTTCGGAGGTGCGTGGGGACGGGCTGGCCTCTCGCGTGTGGAAGCGGACGCGTGAGCACCTGTTCCTGGTGGGGGTGTCGCTGCTGGCGGCGATGGCGCTCGCGGTGCCCTTGGGTGTGTTGGCCGCGCGGCGGCCTCGGCTGGGGCGCGGTGTGCTGGGGCTGACAGGTGTCATCCAGACGGTGCCGTCGCTGGCGCTGCTGGTGGTGATGATTCCGCTGCTGGGAATCGGTTCACGTCCGGCGATTGCCGCGTTGTTTCTCTACAGCCTGTTGCCCATTGTCCGGAACACAGCGGCGGGGTTGGCCGGAATCCCACCCGAGGTTCGCGAGTCCGCGGAGGCATTGGGACTGCCCGCACGGGCGCGGCTGTGGCGCATCGAATTGCCCATGGCGGCGCCGTCCATCCTCGCGGGCATCCAGACGGCCGCGGTCATCAACGTGGGCACCGCCACGCTGGGTGCGCTGGTGGGGGCAGGGGGCTACGGCCAGCCGATTCTCACGGGCATCCGGTTGGATGACGTGCGGCTCATCCTGGAGGGAGCGATTCCCGCCGCCGCGCTGGCACTGGTCGCCAGTGGCCTGTTCGACGTCGTGGAGCGTGTGGTGGTGCCCCGGGGGCTGCGGCTGGGCGCGGCGGCGCGTCCACGTTGA
- a CDS encoding DUSAM domain-containing protein: protein MPEHRTWHAIRELNRRVNDLGEPLALTDEIRALLRDTASDVAIASDTVALALQGNASATELLREVAKRIREGSWRLSRALTEANRRQEAGDTDGARAALMELLAVEVVPFYRELAQVQLDALDEP from the coding sequence ATGCCGGAACATCGCACCTGGCACGCCATCCGGGAGCTCAACCGCCGCGTCAACGACTTGGGCGAACCGCTCGCGCTCACGGACGAAATCCGGGCACTCCTGCGTGACACCGCATCCGACGTGGCCATCGCGTCCGACACCGTCGCCCTGGCGCTCCAAGGCAACGCGAGCGCCACTGAGCTGCTCAGAGAAGTCGCAAAGCGAATCCGTGAAGGCTCCTGGCGACTGTCACGAGCGCTGACTGAAGCGAACAGACGGCAGGAAGCGGGCGACACGGACGGGGCGCGCGCGGCGCTCATGGAGTTACTCGCCGTTGAAGTCGTCCCGTTCTATCGAGAGCTCGCCCAGGTCCAGCTCGACGCCCTCGACGAGCCCTGA
- a CDS encoding COX15/CtaA family protein: MTHAASSRRFQAFSLGVLAFTLVVILWGAFVRATGSGAGCGDHWPVCNGEVIPRAPSVQTLIEYTHRLTSGLAMILAVALYVWARKGHAKGHPVRSAAAWALFFMMTEALVGAGIVLLKYVADNASVGRALWMGVHLVNTFLLVGAQTLVIWFSRGRAPLSLRGQGLPGALMGLSILGLLVLGVSGAIAALGDTLFPSTTLAEGLRQDISETAHILIKLRVLHPLLAVSVGAFLVLASRWVARARPSEDVRRAASAITVLYAVQLGAGVTNLLLLAPVWMQLVHLLLADFVWMAVVVLCAAGLAADAPRVVTEASPASSAEPV, translated from the coding sequence ATGACCCACGCTGCCTCGTCCCGCCGGTTCCAGGCCTTCAGCCTGGGGGTGCTTGCCTTCACGCTGGTCGTGATTCTGTGGGGTGCGTTCGTGCGCGCCACGGGCTCGGGTGCCGGCTGTGGAGACCACTGGCCGGTGTGCAATGGCGAGGTCATCCCCCGGGCCCCCAGCGTCCAGACGCTCATCGAATACACGCACCGGCTGACGAGCGGCCTGGCGATGATTCTGGCGGTGGCGCTCTACGTCTGGGCCCGGAAGGGGCACGCCAAGGGCCACCCGGTGCGGAGCGCGGCGGCCTGGGCCCTGTTCTTCATGATGACGGAGGCGCTCGTCGGCGCGGGCATCGTGCTGCTGAAGTACGTGGCGGACAACGCCTCCGTGGGCCGGGCCCTGTGGATGGGCGTGCACCTGGTGAACACCTTCCTGCTGGTGGGTGCGCAGACGCTGGTCATCTGGTTCTCCCGGGGACGCGCCCCCCTGAGCCTGCGGGGACAGGGGCTGCCGGGCGCGCTGATGGGCCTGAGCATCCTGGGGCTGCTGGTGCTGGGCGTGAGTGGCGCCATCGCGGCGCTGGGGGACACCCTGTTCCCGTCCACGACGCTGGCGGAGGGTTTGCGCCAGGATATTTCGGAGACGGCACACATCCTCATCAAGCTGCGGGTGCTGCACCCGCTGCTGGCGGTGAGCGTGGGCGCGTTCCTGGTGCTGGCGTCACGGTGGGTGGCGCGGGCACGGCCATCGGAGGACGTGCGGCGCGCGGCGTCCGCCATCACCGTGCTCTACGCGGTGCAGTTGGGCGCGGGCGTCACCAATCTGCTGCTGCTGGCGCCGGTGTGGATGCAGCTGGTGCACCTGCTGCTGGCGGACTTCGTGTGGATGGCGGTGGTGGTGCTGTGCGCGGCGGGCCTGGCCGCGGATGCGCCCAGGGTCGTGACGGAAGCCTCGCCCGCTTCGAGCGCCGAGCCGGTCTGA
- a CDS encoding sigma-54-dependent transcriptional regulator → MELPEEKGASAGWEPETIRALRGEQSRAAFARLLGVTPLTVYRWELPSEAPQARRPRGRVALALRQLAARGGAPTPVVSASRRQELHPEELARILPSVTHLTRAEWRAAEEELLSLLASGLLRTPGARAMAAVGLAYLQRWGREDSRGAFTTLLPHLAFADAGIFPEEVELRVLAMAANLYASPDGKLFDANKSAAYVARAEALLANHDDPEVRCQLRMAEVACGFYLGEAERITHGSGRLEDALVRVKDPALRLLAEDACAHEAALRGEATLATRRFREVAQGAARMGYAFLEARNLAFLAQRRLDEACEPAEALQMVRRAREAAYGGRMVRGFSFIFAARAEAEALLRLARFAEAEAVLDEADAVVEELRWTPLYLTVTRARLYLLSGRYPGLRKLSRHLTAYDGTIQRALTGAYAQFAESLADLAEGNAHRAAEGFAAAGQRTMELGGWPYLRRECLLYETYARVYACQRDEGLVLLRRARAFLERMPSAWHSALLHRFEALLHVLDGRTAEARSLLEAALGTFSLTGDLCMAVYTRHLLALLARMEGDPAAGELLAASEAELRRVGMVVHPQHFVHYVAREPHATAREAEGAPRLGAEALVVPFERLSVRGMGAPLIQRELLAVVEGLFPHCAPRLEELDSQGRATPLGGDTSVPATEAVEFGDGCGRRLRLGVAGHLPPDGRALLTALSRLGGFAMEVATLRGFAQVDVPALASDDTDVRDTDVPGFIAASSAMRRLRSELASLSSSRATVIVTGESGSGKEVVARALHALSARSQRPYVAFNCAAVPRDLFEGQLFGYRRGAYTGAATDHPGVIRAAHGGTLFLDEIGELPLEVQPKLLRFLENGEVFPLGEMRPVEVDVRVVAATHRDLGQLVREGRFREDLYYRLQVVPVRVPPLRERREDVVALARHFVRQLTPEGMEPPQLGPDAIAALMSHPWPGNVRELRNVIERSMAYGPFPAVLGAEQMRIAG, encoded by the coding sequence GTGGAGTTACCGGAGGAGAAGGGGGCGAGCGCCGGGTGGGAACCCGAGACCATCCGCGCCCTGCGAGGTGAGCAGAGCCGCGCGGCGTTTGCTCGCCTGCTGGGCGTCACCCCTCTCACCGTCTACCGCTGGGAGCTGCCGAGCGAAGCCCCCCAGGCCCGCCGTCCGCGAGGCCGCGTGGCCTTGGCGCTCCGTCAGCTCGCCGCGCGAGGCGGGGCCCCCACGCCCGTCGTCTCCGCGTCCCGGCGGCAGGAGCTGCATCCCGAGGAGCTGGCTCGCATCCTCCCCAGCGTCACCCACCTGACGCGGGCCGAGTGGCGAGCCGCCGAAGAGGAACTGCTGTCACTGCTGGCCTCGGGACTGCTGCGCACCCCGGGCGCGCGGGCCATGGCCGCGGTGGGACTGGCCTATCTCCAGCGCTGGGGCCGCGAGGACAGCCGGGGCGCCTTCACCACGCTGCTGCCCCACCTGGCGTTCGCGGACGCCGGCATCTTTCCCGAAGAGGTGGAGCTGCGCGTGCTCGCCATGGCGGCCAACCTCTACGCGTCACCGGATGGGAAGCTGTTCGACGCGAACAAGTCCGCCGCTTACGTGGCGCGCGCGGAGGCGCTGCTGGCCAACCACGACGACCCGGAGGTGCGCTGCCAGCTGCGCATGGCCGAGGTGGCCTGCGGCTTCTACCTGGGCGAGGCGGAGCGCATCACCCACGGGTCCGGACGGCTGGAGGATGCGCTCGTGCGGGTGAAGGACCCGGCCCTGCGACTGCTCGCCGAGGACGCCTGCGCCCACGAGGCGGCCCTGCGCGGCGAGGCCACCCTGGCCACGCGGCGCTTCCGCGAGGTGGCGCAGGGCGCGGCGCGGATGGGTTACGCCTTCCTGGAGGCGCGCAACCTGGCCTTCCTGGCCCAGCGCCGGCTGGACGAGGCCTGCGAGCCAGCCGAGGCGCTCCAGATGGTGCGCCGCGCGCGGGAGGCCGCGTATGGCGGGCGCATGGTGCGCGGCTTCTCCTTCATCTTCGCCGCGCGCGCGGAGGCCGAGGCCCTGCTGCGGCTGGCGCGCTTCGCGGAAGCCGAGGCCGTGCTGGATGAAGCGGACGCGGTGGTGGAGGAGCTGCGCTGGACGCCGCTGTACCTGACGGTGACGCGCGCGCGGCTGTACCTGCTCAGTGGCCGGTACCCGGGCCTGCGCAAGCTGTCGCGGCACCTGACGGCCTACGACGGCACCATCCAGCGGGCACTCACCGGGGCCTATGCCCAGTTCGCGGAGTCGCTGGCCGACCTCGCCGAGGGCAACGCGCATCGCGCGGCGGAGGGCTTCGCCGCGGCCGGACAGCGCACCATGGAGTTGGGCGGCTGGCCCTACCTGCGCCGCGAATGCCTGCTGTACGAGACGTATGCGCGCGTCTACGCATGCCAGCGAGACGAGGGCCTGGTGCTGCTACGGCGGGCGCGCGCCTTCCTGGAGCGCATGCCGTCCGCGTGGCACTCCGCCCTTCTCCACCGCTTCGAGGCCTTGTTGCACGTCCTGGACGGGCGCACCGCCGAGGCCCGGTCGCTGCTCGAGGCCGCGCTGGGCACCTTCAGCCTCACCGGCGACCTGTGCATGGCCGTCTACACGCGCCACCTGCTGGCGCTGCTGGCGCGGATGGAGGGCGACCCCGCCGCCGGCGAGCTGCTGGCCGCCAGCGAGGCGGAGCTGCGCCGCGTGGGCATGGTGGTGCACCCGCAGCACTTCGTGCACTACGTCGCCCGCGAGCCCCACGCCACTGCCCGCGAAGCCGAGGGCGCTCCCCGCCTGGGCGCGGAGGCCCTGGTGGTGCCCTTCGAGCGGCTGTCGGTGCGCGGCATGGGCGCGCCCCTCATCCAGCGCGAGCTGCTGGCCGTGGTGGAGGGACTCTTCCCCCACTGCGCGCCCCGGCTGGAGGAGCTGGACTCGCAGGGCCGGGCCACGCCGCTGGGCGGCGACACCTCCGTGCCCGCCACCGAGGCCGTGGAGTTCGGGGACGGCTGTGGCCGGCGGCTCCGCCTGGGCGTCGCGGGCCACCTGCCCCCGGACGGCCGCGCGCTGCTGACGGCGCTGTCCCGGCTGGGCGGCTTCGCGATGGAGGTCGCCACCCTGCGAGGCTTTGCCCAGGTGGACGTGCCCGCGCTGGCCAGTGACGACACGGACGTGCGGGATACGGACGTGCCGGGCTTCATCGCCGCCTCATCCGCCATGCGGCGGCTGCGCTCGGAGCTGGCGAGCCTGTCCTCCAGCCGCGCCACCGTCATCGTCACCGGCGAGTCCGGCTCCGGCAAGGAGGTGGTGGCGCGGGCGCTGCACGCCTTGTCCGCGCGCTCGCAGCGGCCCTACGTGGCCTTCAACTGCGCCGCGGTGCCCCGGGACCTCTTCGAAGGGCAGCTCTTCGGCTACCGGCGCGGCGCGTACACCGGCGCGGCCACGGACCATCCGGGCGTCATCCGCGCCGCGCACGGCGGCACCCTCTTCCTGGACGAGATTGGCGAGCTCCCCCTGGAGGTGCAGCCCAAGCTGCTGCGCTTCCTGGAGAACGGCGAAGTCTTCCCGCTGGGGGAGATGCGACCGGTGGAGGTGGACGTCCGGGTGGTGGCGGCCACGCACCGGGATTTGGGCCAGCTGGTGCGGGAGGGCCGCTTCCGCGAGGACCTCTACTACCGCCTCCAGGTGGTGCCGGTGCGCGTGCCCCCGCTGCGCGAGCGGCGCGAGGACGTGGTGGCGCTGGCCCGGCACTTCGTCCGGCAGCTCACGCCCGAGGGCATGGAGCCGCCGCAACTGGGGCCAGATGCCATCGCCGCGCTGATGTCACACCCGTGGCCCGGCAACGTGCGCGAGTTGCGGAACGTGATTGAGCGGTCGATGGCCTACGGGCCGTTCCCCGCGGTGCTGGGCGCGGAGCAGATGCGCATCGCGGGCTGA
- a CDS encoding mechanosensitive ion channel family protein, giving the protein MEIFRIADTVELNNAWLVGLSVTLMLLALWALLVGSSALLYRGIRLVGLKALEQAADALRKRARLSAALLSLVVVVAGIAVLGFALWAEKDLAPHFNALLAGVTAEGLADLGRGAGLLVLLMAAFLVLDRAARQLLVRIERRLNEWQLPPEHRAHAQKAMEQGPGFIKLVLAYFVVGLALTSLQLPTVFDWLIGTILFVLMSISGGRLAVSLLHLMSGRLVGTWAAKNTATKYEEYFMALSRLLPVGQKSLEAIVYISVATLIIRRFQGLELFAPYGPVLIRVIALFFAASVVVEFVRLLIARAFKVDGPDLDDATRRRNTFVALIQSTSKYLVYFLVGMMVLSDIGVDPTPILAGAGIVGLTVGLGSQAIVTDMVNGVFLLFEDQILNGDYIRINDTEGVVEEITPRITRIRDRFGRLHILRNGEVKNVINYSRGWTLAIVDMAVAYESDLKKVMDVIRQVCEQVPMLSQGKVSEIPKLLGIESMDESWMTMRIEAKVQPGTHFDVKRLLNRLLIEAFTANGLEFPYPKGVEYEGGPLLPATSEAPQQEPQALAASHR; this is encoded by the coding sequence ATGGAGATCTTCAGAATCGCGGATACGGTCGAATTGAATAACGCCTGGCTCGTCGGCCTGAGCGTGACATTGATGCTGCTCGCGCTCTGGGCCCTTCTCGTGGGCTCCAGCGCGCTGCTGTACCGGGGCATCCGGCTGGTGGGGCTGAAGGCGCTGGAGCAGGCGGCCGACGCCCTTCGCAAGCGCGCCCGGCTGAGCGCCGCCCTCCTGTCCTTGGTGGTGGTGGTCGCCGGCATCGCGGTGCTGGGCTTCGCCCTGTGGGCGGAGAAGGACCTGGCCCCCCACTTCAATGCCTTGCTTGCGGGGGTGACGGCGGAAGGGCTGGCGGACCTGGGGCGCGGTGCGGGGCTGCTGGTGCTGTTGATGGCGGCCTTCCTGGTGCTGGATCGAGCGGCCCGCCAGCTCCTGGTGCGAATCGAACGCAGGTTGAATGAATGGCAACTGCCCCCGGAACACAGGGCACATGCCCAGAAGGCGATGGAGCAGGGCCCCGGCTTCATCAAGCTGGTGCTGGCCTACTTCGTGGTGGGCCTGGCGCTCACCTCGCTGCAACTCCCAACCGTGTTCGACTGGCTCATTGGCACCATCCTCTTCGTGCTGATGTCCATCAGCGGCGGGCGCCTGGCGGTGTCGCTGCTGCACCTGATGTCAGGGCGGCTGGTCGGGACCTGGGCGGCGAAGAACACGGCCACGAAGTACGAGGAGTACTTCATGGCGCTCAGCCGGCTGCTACCGGTGGGGCAGAAGAGCCTGGAGGCCATCGTCTACATCTCGGTGGCGACCCTCATCATCCGCCGGTTCCAGGGCCTGGAACTCTTTGCTCCGTACGGGCCGGTGCTCATCCGCGTCATCGCCCTGTTCTTCGCCGCCAGCGTCGTCGTGGAGTTCGTCCGGCTGCTCATCGCCCGGGCATTCAAGGTGGACGGCCCCGACCTGGATGATGCGACCCGGCGGCGCAACACCTTCGTCGCCCTCATCCAGAGCACCTCCAAATACCTAGTCTACTTCCTGGTGGGGATGATGGTGCTCAGCGACATTGGCGTGGACCCCACCCCCATCCTCGCGGGCGCCGGCATCGTCGGCCTCACCGTGGGCCTGGGCTCGCAGGCCATCGTTACGGACATGGTCAACGGCGTCTTCCTGCTCTTCGAAGACCAGATATTGAACGGCGACTACATCCGCATCAACGATACAGAGGGCGTGGTGGAGGAGATAACGCCTCGCATCACCCGCATTCGCGACCGCTTCGGGCGCCTTCACATCCTCCGCAATGGCGAGGTCAAGAATGTCATCAACTACAGCCGCGGCTGGACGCTGGCCATTGTGGACATGGCCGTGGCCTACGAAAGCGACCTGAAGAAGGTGATGGATGTGATTCGCCAGGTGTGCGAGCAGGTGCCCATGCTGTCGCAGGGGAAGGTGTCCGAAATCCCCAAGCTTCTGGGTATCGAGAGCATGGACGAGAGCTGGATGACCATGCGCATCGAAGCCAAGGTGCAGCCAGGGACACACTTCGACGTGAAGCGGCTTCTCAACCGGCTGCTGATCGAGGCCTTCACCGCCAATGGCCTGGAATTCCCCTACCCCAAGGGGGTGGAATACGAGGGGGGCCCGTTGCTTCCCGCCACCTCCGAGGCACCGCAGCAGGAGCCCCAGGCGCTCGCGGCCTCACACCGGTAA
- a CDS encoding NAD-dependent succinate-semialdehyde dehydrogenase produces the protein MAISTIDPATGKTLRTFTPLSAEELEAKLQTAADTFRAYRETTFADRVIWLRRAADLLEAEADRYGRIMTQEMGKPFDAAKAEAKKCATACRYYVDKGESLLRDRLVDMGTGRAFVRYQPLGPVLAIMPWNFPFWQVVRFAAPALMAGNVGLLKHAHNVPQCALALEELFLQAGFPRGAFQTLLIESADVNRVIEDRRVRAVTLTGSEGAGRAVGAAAGKAIKKVVLELGGSDPFIVMPSADLEKAVETAVSARLINNGQSCIAAKRFIVADAIYPEFERRFVERMKRVTVGDPMDAKTDLGPLATRGILDGLHAQVEASVKAGARLLLGGKPLEGPGNFYPATVLAEPPPQAPAFHDELFGPVATLLRARDVDHALELANATPFGLGASVWTQDEAEQRRFIDGIEAGMVFVNALVASDARLPFGGVKHSGHGRELADVGIHEFVNIKSVRIAASEDTAQQPPPRAAISE, from the coding sequence ATGGCCATTTCCACCATCGACCCGGCGACCGGCAAGACGCTGCGCACCTTCACGCCCCTCTCCGCCGAGGAACTGGAGGCGAAGCTTCAGACGGCCGCCGACACGTTCCGCGCCTACCGCGAGACGACCTTCGCCGACCGCGTTATCTGGCTGCGGCGCGCGGCCGACCTGCTGGAGGCCGAGGCCGACCGCTACGGCCGCATCATGACGCAGGAGATGGGCAAGCCCTTCGACGCCGCCAAGGCCGAGGCGAAGAAGTGCGCCACGGCCTGCCGCTACTACGTGGACAAGGGCGAATCCCTCCTGCGCGACAGGCTCGTCGACATGGGCACCGGCCGCGCCTTCGTGCGCTACCAGCCCCTGGGGCCCGTGCTGGCCATCATGCCGTGGAACTTCCCCTTCTGGCAGGTGGTCCGCTTCGCCGCGCCCGCGCTGATGGCGGGGAACGTGGGCCTGCTCAAGCACGCCCACAACGTGCCCCAGTGCGCGCTGGCCCTGGAGGAACTCTTCCTTCAGGCGGGCTTCCCACGCGGCGCCTTCCAGACGCTGCTCATCGAGTCAGCCGACGTCAATCGCGTCATCGAGGACCGCCGCGTGCGCGCGGTGACGCTCACCGGCAGCGAGGGCGCGGGCCGGGCCGTGGGCGCCGCCGCGGGCAAGGCCATCAAGAAGGTGGTGCTGGAGCTGGGCGGCAGTGACCCGTTCATCGTCATGCCCAGCGCGGACCTGGAGAAGGCGGTGGAGACGGCGGTGTCCGCGCGCCTCATCAACAACGGCCAGTCCTGCATCGCCGCCAAGCGCTTCATCGTCGCCGACGCCATCTACCCCGAGTTCGAGCGTCGCTTCGTGGAGCGGATGAAGCGCGTCACCGTGGGCGACCCCATGGATGCGAAGACGGACCTGGGTCCCCTGGCGACGCGCGGCATCCTCGACGGGCTCCATGCCCAGGTGGAGGCGAGCGTGAAGGCCGGCGCGAGGCTGCTCCTGGGCGGCAAGCCCCTAGAGGGTCCGGGGAACTTCTACCCGGCCACCGTCCTGGCCGAGCCCCCGCCCCAAGCCCCCGCCTTCCACGACGAGCTCTTCGGCCCCGTGGCCACGCTGCTGCGCGCGCGTGACGTCGACCACGCCCTGGAGCTGGCCAACGCGACGCCGTTCGGCCTGGGCGCCAGCGTGTGGACGCAAGACGAAGCCGAGCAGCGGCGCTTCATCGACGGCATCGAAGCGGGCATGGTGTTCGTCAACGCGCTGGTGGCGTCGGACGCCAGGCTTCCGTTTGGCGGCGTGAAGCACTCCGGCCACGGGCGCGAGCTGGCGGACGTGGGCATCCACGAGTTCGTCAACATCAAGTCCGTCCGCATCGCGGCGTCGGAGGACACGGCGCAGCAGCCTCCGCCTCGCGCCGCCATCAGCGAGTAG